The DNA region ATACAGAAGCCAGTAACTCTAAGGATGAGCAACTCAAGGCAAAGATTTTCTTGGCAGTTATATTCCATGAACATGGGATGATTGAAAGAGCCAAAAGCCTTCTGGAGGAATCTCTGGTGATAGCTGAGCCGGCAGGCATGATTCGGATGTTTATAGATGAAGGTGTACCCATGTACAACTTGTTAAAGAAAATGATGCCTCATGGAAACGTACAAAGTTATTGGCACCAATTGTGGATGGCTTTTGAAACAGAACGATTGAGGAAGGGACTCACTTCGGATGAGAATCGAAACATGAAGCAATTGCAGTTAAATGTGTCTGAGCTGAAAAATGATCCTTTGAGCGAGCGAGAGCTGGAAGTGCTGAGGTTAATTGATCAAGGACGATCCAATCGTGAGATTAGTGAGAAGCTTCATATTGCACTTCCGACGGTAAAAGGGCATAATCGGGCTATTTTTGACAAGTTACAGGTGAAGCGTCGTACCGAAGCAGTAACTCGGGCACGTGAATGGGACCTTTTGTAAGATAAAAGGGACAAATGTTTGCGAGTATTGGTCGGAGACATATGTTAAAACCATACTTTAGTATCTACGTCCACATACCTCTTTTCGGATATACTGATTCCAAATCAAGGTATGGAGGAGATGTATGAAAGCTATCGTATGTACCAAATATGGATCACCAGATGTCCTTAAGCTCATGGACATTGCCAAAGATTCCCCCAAGAATCGGGAAATACAAATTAAAATCCACGCAACCACGGTAACATCCGGGGACTGTAGGGTCCGAGGTTTCAAGAGTCCGTTATTGTACTGGATTCCCATGCGTCTGTTTCTTGGCATCAGCAAACCGAGGAATTCAGTTCTGGGTGTGGAGCTGGCAGGAGAGGTTGTAGCTATAGGCGAAGATGTCAGAAGATTCAAGAAAGGTGATCAGGTGTATGCATTAAACGGAATGCGATTTGGTGCACATGCGCAATATATATGTCTGTCCGAAGAGGCACCAGTTGCTCTTAAACCAGTTAACGCGACATATGAGGAAGCCGCAGCCATTCCGTTTGGCGGAACAACTGCGCTACATTTTTTGCGAAAAGGAAAGATCCAGAGCGGACAAAAGGTTCTGATTTATGGTGCTTCAGGAGCGGTAGGCACGGCCGCTGTCCAGCTAGCCAACCATTTTGGATCAGAAGTTACTGGAGTGTGCAGCGGAGCAAATGCCGGGTTGGTGAGATCGCTTGGAGCACATCACGTTATCGATTATACGATGGAAAATTTCGCTGAAAAAGGCCAACGTTATGATTTGATTTTTGATGCTGTAGGGAAAATTTCAAAAGCTCAATGCAGGAAATCAATGGAGTCCGGCGGTAGATATGTAACCGTGGATGGGCAAGGCATTGCCAAGGTAAGTGAAAAGGACTTGTTGCTCCTCAAAGAGCTGACAGAAGCCGGAGCCATCCGGTCAGTTATCGATCGACGGTACCCGTTGGAGCAAATTGCCGATGCGTACCACTATGTGGAGAAAGGACATAAAAAGGGGAATGTAATTATTACGGTTGGACATGAGGGCTGAGAATGAAGATAGGTCCAGCATAAGACAACGGCTTAGCGAACACGCCATAGGGCGTGTTTTTGTGTTGAATAGGCCCTATATTTATTCGGTTTGTGACTAGTTCCGGAGACAATCGTTAAGCTATGTTACCCGAAATGCGGGTATTCTGAAAGTTGCAACTTTATTTTTCAAAAAAGTTCAGATCATACATTGTTAATTTGTTCTCTCTTTAGAAAAAAATACCCTTGAGCACTGAAAAACTCAAGGGTATTTGAATTACATTTCGATCTGAGTTTGGGAAATGTTTAAATTGGAACTTTTCTTTGCCAACATTTCATCATGATAAGCAAGATGGAGAAAGAAACGGCAATGGGCATATCGGTAATCATTTGATTGACCTGGTCGGAAATACCACCGGTAGAGCCTGCTTATTCTATCGTGTAGATTAGCGTAACAGGTATAGATTATGCTTTTTGTCCATGCTGCATCGTCTGTTGTTGTATGGAAGTAGGCATCTCTGAATATGTCTTTTGGCACATCATGTTTGATATGCGCGGGATATACACGATTTCTCCTGGGCTCAATTGACTTGGGTTAGCAAGGTGAGGGTTAGCTTCCTCTAGAATGGAATGAGGCATGTTATATTTATGGCCGATCGAGGCAAGTGTGTCACCTGGATGGCAGCTATGTTGCGCGAATAACATGTCGTCTGAATTACCATCCCTAAAGAATGGGAAGAAAAAGGGTGAAAAGAAGAAGAAAGGGAACAAGAAACGACGGGGGAAAAACGGATGGGGAAACGGTCGAAAGAAAGGACGCCCGAACCCTCCTCCAAATCCACGATCCATAAAAAAAACCTCCTAAGAAATAGTCATTTGTCTATTCACTATATGACCCAGATAACAAAACGTTACTTAAATTCTTCTTCGCTACTCTGAGTAAATCATCAGGGCTTGCGATTTTTGGGAACGTATGGAGTCCGGTTAAAGAATTTAGAGTGTCGTCTGTAACTTGGGAGCAGATAGCTATCGTCTTCCTACAGAAGTGGAATGGCAGTATGCATGTAAAGCGGGAACAACCGGGTATCGCGAGCTTGATGAGATCGCTTGGTATGAGAAAAATTCGGAGGGCTTGGTCCGTGAGGTCTGCAAAAAGGAACCCAAAAGTCACAAGATGAGATTGTGAAAGCCGATCACGTTCTGTACCTTTGTCACGGAATATCTAATTCATGATTACGTTTTCTGTTAATAGTTAAGGAGTCAATCCGGGCGGGTTGCTCTGATTGATAGTATTCTGCAGGAAGACACGATGTTAAAATAGTCTTATACATCCGATAACGGAAATATCTATTTGCTACCCGCTAACAGGCATAACAGTCACGGAGGATAAGAAAATGAACAACTCGGAATGGGCAGAGTCCTATTTTCCAATATATACAGCAGACGGCATTCAATCATTGTATAGTACGTCAACCATGCCTATACATAGAATCCACGAGAACCTGACCGTTCTGTTGGCCGTTTCAAGTGGTAAGGGTTCACTTCATCTCGAGAATCACATGTACGAACTCACCGATGGTATGGTACTGCTTATTCCAGCGAAAAGTGATGTTGTTATACAGGGGGATCCGACGCATCCTCTTCATATATACACCCTCTCCATTAGTACGCAAGAACAGAAGGGGTCACTACCCATGGAAGCCATGGGACGGTCTAGTGTGCTTACAGCAGGAACCCATATTGAGTTTTATGAACCTGCGATTGCAGCACAGCTTGAGGAGCTGTATATGTATCGTTTACCTGGCAACGAAGTCAGACATATGCGCAACCAGATTCTGTTTCATCAAGTTCTGATGAGTCTGTTGGAGCGAATGGAAGCAAGATACATTGCGAGTGAGCAGCCATCCATGGAACGCAGCATTGCATTTATGGAGAACCATTTTAGTGAGAAAATAACAACCGAAGGACTTTCCGAAATTGCAGGGGTCAGTCGCTCTCACTACTCCACTCTATTTAAGCAGCTAACTGGATTTTCGCCTATTGAATATCTTTCGCGCCTGCGTGTTCACCGGGCCAAAGAGTTATTGATTAACGAGTCCGCTTCACTTCGTGAGATTGCGCTGAAGGTTGGATACAAGGATGAATTTTATCTCAGCCGCCGCTTCAAGCAGCAGACAGGAGAAAGTCCTTCAGGTTATACGCGCCAAAAGCCATTTCAACGTGTAGCTGTGTGGTGTGCACCGTATGCGAGCCATATGATGTTACTTGGCTTGGAGCCAACGATTATCATCTCGGAAAGCAGCGAATATGTGAGTACAGAGGGGATGCCCTCCCCTCAAACCATACGTTTTATCCATTCCGACAGTTCACCTGAGCTAGTAAAATCTGCTCTGCTGGAAGCTAATATTGAACTCATTATCGCAGCAAATCTGCATCTGACCCTTAATGAATTAAGCCCTGAACGCCTGCGATATATCGCCCCTATTGCCGAAATACCATGGATGGAGCTCGGTTGGAAAGAGCATCTGCGTTTGATTGCACAGGCGATTCAGAGAAGAGAACAGGCAGAACAATGGCTTTCGGAATTTGAAAGGGAGGAACAGCAGGCACGGGAAGCCATTCAACAAAGCCAGATTGTGAATGAGACGCTGACCATTCTTGTCATAAAACCAGATAGCTTACAAATATATGGAATCAGAAATGTCGGATATGTGATGTATCAATCGCTCGGATTACGTCCTCCGGCCAAGATTGCCCAGGAAATACAGAGGTATGGCGATCAATTTCATTCGATCTCTATCCTACTATCCGAACTACAAGATTACGAGGGCACTCGTATGCTCGTCATAGTTTTTCCAGATGAAAAAGGGTCAAAGGCCCACTCAGAAGTTATATTTAACTCGGAACACTGGAAAGGACTCGAGGCTGTGAAGCAAAATCGGATCTATGATCTAGAGCAGGAAGAATGGGTACCCTACAATCCGGTTTCCATTCGTTTGCAGCTCCGACGAGCTGTATCCTTATGGACGAGCATTCAATAATCCAAAGGTTTTCTCAAACAAAAAGGCATGGTTAGGTTCATCCTGCATGCCTATAATTAGCTATTGTAATGAGAATGATTTTCATATTCAAAGAGAAAAGGGAGAGAGTCATCTAATGAGAAAGCTTTTGGTTCCATTAATATTTGTTCTGGTTTTATTGCTTAGCGCCTGTGGAAGCAATTCAGCCAATGATACAACGGAGAATGCTGCTTCCAACGAATCCACTTCTTCGAACACGGATTCAGCAGTTTCTTCATCCGGATCAGATTCGGGCACGTTCACTTATGAATCGGAGACAGGCCCTGTGGAAGTTCCTTCCCACCCTCAACGTGTGGTTGTGCTGACCCGATTCCTGACAGGAAATGTGATGGCACTAGATGTACCACTGGTTGGCGTGGATGAAATGTCCAAGGAGAACCCGAATTTCGAAGAAAAACTGGCGAATACAGAGGCGGTTACCGACGAAAGTCTGGAGAAAATTATTGAGCTGAACCCGGATCTGATTATCGGCCTGTCTGATATCAAGAACGTAGATAAGCTGAAGCAGATTGCACCAACCGTCACCTATACATATGGTAAGGTGGACTTCCTCCAGCAACAACTGGAGATCGGAAAGCTTGTGAACAAAGAAAAAGAAGCACAGGCTTGGGTTGACGATTTTGACGCTCGAAGCAAAAAAGTAGGGGAGGAAATCAAAGCTAAAATTGGCGCCAATGCGACTGTATCCGTTATTGAAACGTTCAATAAACAACTTTATGTGTATGGCGAAAAATTCGGACGTGGAACGGAAATACTGTATGATCAATTCGGTTTAGGCATGCCAGATAAGGTCAAGGAAGCTACCAAGAAAGACGGATTCTTTGCTGTATCGAACGAAGTACTGAAAGACTACATGGGGGATTATGTAATATTCAGTAAAAATGTCGACGAAGACAATTCGTTCCAGAATACCGAAACATACAAAAATATTGAAGCGGTGAAAAATAATCGAGTATTTGAAGCGGATGCCAAGGCATTTTACTTCAATGATCCACTCAGCATGGAATACCAGCTGGAATTCTTTATCCAACATTTTCTTGGCAAGTAAACAATGAATGCGATGAAAAATAAACGACTTCCTTTTCGGTTTGCAACCAAGCTGCTGGGTAGTGTACTCGTACTTATCGTGTGCTTCATCATCGCTATGATGTTTGGTGCAGAAGAAACGACATTCCGCAATCTGTGGTTGACCCTGACCTCTGCGACTAAGAACGATAATATTCTTATTCTGCGAGAGATCAGACTTCCAAGGGAACTTGCTGCCATGCTGATCGGAGCGGCTCTCGCCGTCTCCGGAGGCATCATGCAGGGCATTACTCGCAATCCACTGGCTGATCCCGGACTGCTCGGTCTGACTTCAGGTGCCAATATGGCACTCGCCCTGGCTTTTGTTTTCATGCCAGCACTCGGATATTTTGGGATTATGGTCGCTTGTTTTGTTGGTGCTGCACTTGGAGCGGCATTGGTTATAGTGCTCGGCTCGATGCGGAGGGGAAGTTTATCCCCTATTCGTGTAGTGCTGGCCGGGGCAGCGGTATCCGCTTTTATGTATGCCATCTCCGATGGCATCAGTATCTTTTTCAGAATTTCCAAGGATGTATCCATGTGGACTTCAGGAGGACTCATCGGAACAACATGGGGCCAGATTCAAGCCATTGCACCTGTCATACTGATTGGTCTAGCCATAGTCCCATTCCTATCCAACCAAATCAATATTCTTAGCCTGAGTGATGAGGTGGCGACTGGACTGGGGCAGAAGCTTGTACTCGTCAAAACAGTTCTGTTCCTGCTGGTCATCGTGCTTACCGGAGCGTCGGTTGCATTGATCGGAAATATGGCCTTTGTCGGTTTAATGATCCCCCATATTGTCCGTAAATTGGTGGGCACGGATTATCGGTATATTATACCCGTATCCATTTTTTCCGGAGCATCGTTTATGCTGCTCGCTGAAACGCTGGGTCGAACGATAAATGCACCTTACGAAACTCCTGTGGTTGCCATTGCTTCCATGCTTGGTTTACCTTTCTTCCTGTTCGTTGTGCGTAGAGGGGGCAAAGCGTTCTAATGACGACGATGTCTACGCGAATTCGTAAGCAACGACTAATTCTGTTCGTGTGTTTGCTGCTGATCCTCATCACGGCTGTGGTAGGTATGAGCTGGGGGTATTCCTCATTGTCCTTCAAAAGGGTAATTCCGGTGTTATTCGGCCAAGGTACATTTAAAGAGGATTTTGTTCTGTTTTCGGTCCGATTACCCCGAATTTTTATTACATTACTGGCCGGTATGGCGCTTGCGCTGTCAGGCTCCATTTTGCAGAGTGTTACGCGTAATGACTTGGCCGATCCAGGTATCATCGGGATCAACTCCGGTGCAGGCGTAGCCGTTGCGATCTTCTTTCTGTATTTCCCGATCGAACCTGGTACGTTCGTCTATATGCTGCCGTTAGCTGCTTTTATAGGAGCATTGCTGACTGCGGCGCTCATCTATATGTTCTCCTTTAGCCGGACCAAGGGACTTGATCCCATAAAAATGGTGCTGGTCGGGGTTGGATTCTCAATGGCGCTGTCAGGCATCATGATCGTCATCATATCTTCGGCGGAACGTTCCAAGGTCGACTTTATTGCCAAATGGATATCCGGAAACATATGGGGGGCAGACTGGCCATTCATTTGGGCTTTGCTGCCTTGGCTGATTGTATTAATCCCGCTTACTTTGTTCAGAACAAGAAGACTTGATCTCATGGGACTGAACGAAGAAACAGCGATCGGAGTGGGGTTGAAGCTGGAGCGGGAACGCTTGGTACTCATGGTGATTGCCGTTGCCGCTGCGGCTTCTGCTGTATCGGTAACTGGTGGAATCGCGTTTATCGGTTTGATGGCTCCTCATATGGCCAAAGCGTTGGTCGGTCCACGTAACTCGTTATTCATACCTGTTGCTGTTCTACTTGGAGGCTGGCTTCTATTAATTGCCGATACGGTTGGGCGCAACCTGGTTGATCCTGATGGAATTGCAGCAGGAATTATGGTCTCCTTAATCGGTGTGCCGTATTTTGTCTATTTATTATTGAAGAAATAATCCAAAAAGCTTTAGAGGAATTGAACACCTAGCTAATCAGGCTATCTTTTGTCGTCAAGACAAGGGGTAGCATTTTTTTTGTAGTTTTGATGGGCAGAAGTAAAACTAGGTTGCTCCGTATGACTTGATTCGTGTGATAAGATAAAATAGGCACAGTTTAAACCGTTTCTAAAAAGATAGGTGGAATTACCATGACAGATGTGGATCAATTAGCTTCAATATTTGCAGATAATTCTTTTAAAATAGATGGAATCAATCGTTTAGTTTTGCAGCCTAAAAGTATATTGCGTGAATTCAGAACATTAAATCATGGATTTCTTTTTGTGATACGGGAGAAGCCAGCATGTCAGTGGATGGAGCGGTATACGAATTACAGCCCGGGTCCGTTTTTCATGCAGCACCAGGCATGCAGTTGGACTCACAAGTGAATGGCATATTATTTTATTTTAAGCCAACCCAAGGGTGATTGAATTACTGGTTATGCTGCAGGAACATGGACATTACATGAATCTGCTGACACTCGATGAGTTAGTTGGGTTACATGGCATGAGTTCAAAGCGTTTCTCCTACTTTTTTCACAAATACACGGGATTTCGCCCCATCGACTATGTCATCCATTACCGCATGGAGAGGGCGGGGGAGCTGTTGAGATCAGGTAATTACTTGATTCATGATGTTGCAATTAGTGTTGGCTGTAAATTTGGTGTTTCTCCTTCGGAATACGCTCACCTGTATTAAGCTTCCATTAGACAATAATACATCTCAGATTGGCGATTTGTGCATTCGCAATTTCAATTATTACATTATACAGTCAAATCGCTCTCCAGCTTCAAGGACAAAACGGTTCTGATCTCGGGTGGTGGTAATGCGGCGATTGATTGGGCGATCGAACTCGCCCTTATTGCCAAGCAAGTCTATTTAACGTATCGGAAAGATACGCTCAAAGGCCATGAAGCTGAAATATCACGTCTGGAGAACAGTCCAGTCGAATGCTTGCTAAAAAAAACATTGAGAAGCTGGTTGCTTCAGACGATCATCAACAGATTGAGACGGTTGTGCTGAAACGTAATGAGGACGGATCTTCATTGGAGTTGGCAGTGGATGAGGTCATCATAATGTTTTTCTTTCAATATCAAAAACCGCTCACCCGTCAGTATGACGAGGAGCGGCTTCTGTTTCACAAGCCGACGATGTTGTCGGTCTGCTTAATTAATGCACGGAGTCGTTTTAATGTTTAACCGCTTCTCCAGCGAATACTTCAACGTTCATTGGAGCGGCCATGAATGCTGCTGCTTGTTGTACAAAAGTCTGGAAATGTTCGCTTGTGTTGTGGGAAGCTGTAGCGGCCTCGTCTTTCCATAACTCAATCATCGTGTAATGATGTTCGCGTTCTGTACTTTTAGCGAGATCATAGCTGATGTTGCCTTCTTCCTTGCGTGTTGCAGTGATCAGCACTTTCGTTGCGTCCAAAAAAGCTTGTTCCTGATCTGGTTTAACTTGCAAGTGAGCGTGAATGATAATCATAATATTCAACCTCCATTAGTGTAATTAGAATGTGGTTATTGTTTCTGAACATAAAGGTGCTGGGACGAAAACATTTCCAAATATTATGCCCAAGTCGTAATTTTCTCAACAGGAAGACGGTAGGAAGGATGACCTTCTTTGGCCGATTTACCGATCGAGATTAACATTACTGGTTGGTAACGATCTTTATCCATACCGAAAGTTTCAGCAATGTGATCTTTCTCATAACCACCGATTGGGTTAGTATCATACCCATGAGCACGTGCAGCCAGCATCAATTGCATGGAAGCCAGACCTGCGTCAATCAGATTGACATCGCGAAGAGCAGAAGCGGGCATGTTATCGTAGTAAGGTTTAACAGCTTTCATTTGCATATCTTTGACTTCTTGTGGCATGTAACCAAGCTCAACCGCTTTGCTGAAGATTTCGTCCATATGTTCCGCATTGTTCATGTCAATGAACACACCAATAACAGCGGCAGAAGTCAGTACTTGATTCTGATTGAATTTGGCAAGGGGAGCAAGCTTTTCTTTCCCTTCAGCCGTATCTACGACCAGAAAACGCCATGGCTGCATATTAACCGAAGAAGGTGCGCGTGAAGCTTCTGCCAGAATTTCTGTCATTTCTTCACGGCTGATTTTCACTTCAGGATCGTATAGTTTTACAGACCGGCGGCCGTAGGTAATTTCGTTAA from Paenibacillus sp. JNUCC-31 includes:
- a CDS encoding FecCD family ABC transporter permease; protein product: MTTMSTRIRKQRLILFVCLLLILITAVVGMSWGYSSLSFKRVIPVLFGQGTFKEDFVLFSVRLPRIFITLLAGMALALSGSILQSVTRNDLADPGIIGINSGAGVAVAIFFLYFPIEPGTFVYMLPLAAFIGALLTAALIYMFSFSRTKGLDPIKMVLVGVGFSMALSGIMIVIISSAERSKVDFIAKWISGNIWGADWPFIWALLPWLIVLIPLTLFRTRRLDLMGLNEETAIGVGLKLERERLVLMVIAVAAAASAVSVTGGIAFIGLMAPHMAKALVGPRNSLFIPVAVLLGGWLLLIADTVGRNLVDPDGIAAGIMVSLIGVPYFVYLLLKK
- a CDS encoding FecCD family ABC transporter permease, producing MKNKRLPFRFATKLLGSVLVLIVCFIIAMMFGAEETTFRNLWLTLTSATKNDNILILREIRLPRELAAMLIGAALAVSGGIMQGITRNPLADPGLLGLTSGANMALALAFVFMPALGYFGIMVACFVGAALGAALVIVLGSMRRGSLSPIRVVLAGAAVSAFMYAISDGISIFFRISKDVSMWTSGGLIGTTWGQIQAIAPVILIGLAIVPFLSNQINILSLSDEVATGLGQKLVLVKTVLFLLVIVLTGASVALIGNMAFVGLMIPHIVRKLVGTDYRYIIPVSIFSGASFMLLAETLGRTINAPYETPVVAIASMLGLPFFLFVVRRGGKAF
- a CDS encoding NAD(P)-dependent alcohol dehydrogenase, whose protein sequence is MKAIVCTKYGSPDVLKLMDIAKDSPKNREIQIKIHATTVTSGDCRVRGFKSPLLYWIPMRLFLGISKPRNSVLGVELAGEVVAIGEDVRRFKKGDQVYALNGMRFGAHAQYICLSEEAPVALKPVNATYEEAAAIPFGGTTALHFLRKGKIQSGQKVLIYGASGAVGTAAVQLANHFGSEVTGVCSGANAGLVRSLGAHHVIDYTMENFAEKGQRYDLIFDAVGKISKAQCRKSMESGGRYVTVDGQGIAKVSEKDLLLLKELTEAGAIRSVIDRRYPLEQIADAYHYVEKGHKKGNVIITVGHEG
- a CDS encoding helix-turn-helix domain-containing protein, with protein sequence MNNSEWAESYFPIYTADGIQSLYSTSTMPIHRIHENLTVLLAVSSGKGSLHLENHMYELTDGMVLLIPAKSDVVIQGDPTHPLHIYTLSISTQEQKGSLPMEAMGRSSVLTAGTHIEFYEPAIAAQLEELYMYRLPGNEVRHMRNQILFHQVLMSLLERMEARYIASEQPSMERSIAFMENHFSEKITTEGLSEIAGVSRSHYSTLFKQLTGFSPIEYLSRLRVHRAKELLINESASLREIALKVGYKDEFYLSRRFKQQTGESPSGYTRQKPFQRVAVWCAPYASHMMLLGLEPTIIISESSEYVSTEGMPSPQTIRFIHSDSSPELVKSALLEANIELIIAANLHLTLNELSPERLRYIAPIAEIPWMELGWKEHLRLIAQAIQRREQAEQWLSEFEREEQQAREAIQQSQIVNETLTILVIKPDSLQIYGIRNVGYVMYQSLGLRPPAKIAQEIQRYGDQFHSISILLSELQDYEGTRMLVIVFPDEKGSKAHSEVIFNSEHWKGLEAVKQNRIYDLEQEEWVPYNPVSIRLQLRRAVSLWTSIQ
- a CDS encoding putative quinol monooxygenase; this encodes MIIIHAHLQVKPDQEQAFLDATKVLITATRKEEGNISYDLAKSTEREHHYTMIELWKDEAATASHNTSEHFQTFVQQAAAFMAAPMNVEVFAGEAVKH
- a CDS encoding LysM peptidoglycan-binding domain-containing protein, whose protein sequence is MDRGFGGGFGRPFFRPFPHPFFPRRFLFPFFFFSPFFFPFFRDGNSDDMLFAQHSCHPGDTLASIGHKYNMPHSILEEANPHLANPSQLSPGEIVYIPRISNMMCQKTYSEMPTSIQQQTMQHGQKA
- a CDS encoding nitroreductase family protein, coding for MSTIQSTFQKTNDFNEITYGRRSVKLYDPEVKISREEMTEILAEASRAPSSVNMQPWRFLVVDTAEGKEKLAPLAKFNQNQVLTSAAVIGVFIDMNNAEHMDEIFSKAVELGYMPQEVKDMQMKAVKPYYDNMPASALRDVNLIDAGLASMQLMLAARAHGYDTNPIGGYEKDHIAETFGMDKDRYQPVMLISIGKSAKEGHPSYRLPVEKITTWA
- a CDS encoding helix-turn-helix transcriptional regulator — protein: MIELLVMLQEHGHYMNLLTLDELVGLHGMSSKRFSYFFHKYTGFRPIDYVIHYRMERAGELLRSGNYLIHDVAISVGCKFGVSPSEYAHLY
- a CDS encoding iron-hydroxamate ABC transporter substrate-binding protein, with protein sequence MRKLLVPLIFVLVLLLSACGSNSANDTTENAASNESTSSNTDSAVSSSGSDSGTFTYESETGPVEVPSHPQRVVVLTRFLTGNVMALDVPLVGVDEMSKENPNFEEKLANTEAVTDESLEKIIELNPDLIIGLSDIKNVDKLKQIAPTVTYTYGKVDFLQQQLEIGKLVNKEKEAQAWVDDFDARSKKVGEEIKAKIGANATVSVIETFNKQLYVYGEKFGRGTEILYDQFGLGMPDKVKEATKKDGFFAVSNEVLKDYMGDYVIFSKNVDEDNSFQNTETYKNIEAVKNNRVFEADAKAFYFNDPLSMEYQLEFFIQHFLGK